One Cryptococcus decagattii chromosome 8, complete sequence DNA segment encodes these proteins:
- a CDS encoding histone-lysine N-methyltransferase, H3 lysine-79 specific, whose protein sequence is MFSFFGDESKLPASTVMVGSIAIKKQAPTRQQSSGSIAGPSKSSNVSPRHSHDSPKGASRSASAKSISKQGPSPSSNSTGKVRQDGRIKPPATPRTPVSSSSPGRMKRKTPKVQVVESESSSGSESSDDALHPKPKRPKVTRKETGIDMPPLPGEEVVGRRVFCWDQVDMRGEWGRGWAGFVGCDEVVRGNVQGWANGGGGDGSKNLGKYRAFFPQEGFDRDGDFLPSVEVLYPAKGCREKFVLLVPSSDREFNPIGELRNTLRLILEYYIPPSHRHIFGTLAESLDISNPLSALPSRMTTPLPNLLVTPPPDPASPSPAFETSATSTPAPSSERQETIADLIRKSLAPNRRDGPLFVTAIERYNSAMQAIQEDGTLQQWLDEGMNGGKEIKVREWAALVDFVHDQAYSRVVGGYSHELEHHPKHPEEVSKAISGKEDAYGELRHAFMTKIIEQTKLGADSVFVDLGSGVGNCVLQASLQAGCRSYGFELLPVPAHCARLQVREVQRRWAMWALKGNLDVQVHEGDFRVHKEVGRRLREADVVLVNNEVFPSSLNMDLADMFLDLKEGAKIVSLKPFVPEGFRMNESNCDSFAAILRSTQHDYYRDWVSWKGEWGNYYVAVIDRSRRIKFEESMMGRASRRR, encoded by the exons ATGTTCTCGTTTTTCGGCGATGAGTCCAAGTTACCGGCTTCGACCGTCATGGTCGGTAGCATTGCCATCAAAAAGCAAGCTCCGACCCGCCAGCAGTCTTCAGGATCTATAGCTGGGCCGTCAAAATCCTCGAACGTAAGTCCCAGACACTCGCATGATTCTCCCAAAGGGGCGTCGAGGTCAGCATCAGCAAAAAGCATATCGAAACAAGGACCAAGCCCGTCCTCAAACAGTACCGGGAAAGTGAGGCAAGATGGGCGTATCAAGCCCCCGGCCACACCTCGCACTCCTGTATCGTCATCTAGTCCtggaaggatgaagagaaaaacGCCGAAAGTCCAAGTGGTCGAGTCTGAGTCCTCAAGTGGATCGGAATCAAGCGACGATGCTCTTCATCCTAAACCAAAACGACCGAAAGTTACCCGAAAAGAGACTGGAATTGACATGCCGCCTCTACctggagaagaagttgtGGGCCGAAGGGTATTTTGTTGGGATCAGGTGGATATGCGAGGTGAATGGGGAAGGGGCTGGGCAGGGTTTGTGGGATGTGATGAGGTCGTTAGAGGGAACGTGCAAGGATGGGCGAACGGAGGAGGCGGGGATGGAAGCAAGAATTTGGGGAAATATAGAGCGT TCTTTCCCCAAGAGGGCTTTGATAGAGATGGGGACTTTCTACCGTCAGTGGAAGTGCTTTACCCCGCCAAAGGTTGCCGAGAAAA ATTTGTTCTTCTGGTGCCATCATCCGACAGGGAGTTTAATCCCATTGGTGAACTTCGAAATACTTTAAGATTAATACTTGAAT ACTACATACCCCCATCCCATCGTCATATATTCGGAACTCTGGCCGAGTCACTGGACATTTCCAACCCACTCTCGGCTTTGCCATCACGTATGACGACCCCTCTTCCTAACTTACTCGTGACACCACCGCCCGATcctgcttctccttccccgGCTTTTGAAACTTCCGCCACTTCTACTCCTGCACCATCCTCCGAAAGGCAAGAAACTATCGCAGACTTGATACGGAAATCTCTTGCGCCTAACCGTCGAGATGGTCCTCTATTCGTGACCGCCATTGAACGGTACAATTCGGCTATGCAAGCTATACAAGAGGATGGGACATTGCAACAATGGTTAGATGAGGGTATGAATGGCGGAAAAGAAATCAAAGTCAGAGAATGGGCTGCATTAGTTGACTTTGTGCATGATCAAGCCTACTCCAGGGTCGTAGGTGGATATAGTCATGAGTTGGAGCATCATCCCAAGCATCCCGAAGAGGTATCAAAGGCCATCAGcgggaaggaagatgctTATGGAGAATTGAGGCATGCGTTTATGACCAAGATCATAGAACAAACGAAACTTGGAGCTGATTCTGTCTT TGTCGATCTAGGTAGTGGTGTCGGCAATTGCGTACTTCAAGCATCCCTTCAAGCAGGTTGCAGAAGCTATGGTTTTGAACTCTTACCCGTTCCCGCTCACTGTGCCCGTCTACAAGTGCGAGAGGTacagaggagatgggcGATGTGGGCATTGAAAGGAAATTTGGACGTGCAAGTGCACGAAGGAGACTTTAGAGTTCACAAGGAGGTTGGTCGACGACTGAGGGAAGCTGATGTTGTA CTGGTGAATAACGAAGTGTTTCCGTCATCATTGAATATGGACCTTGCGGATATGTTCCTCGATTTGAAGGAAGGTGCAAAGATTGTCAGTCTCAAACCCTTTGTGCCAGAAGGTTTCAGAATGAATGAAAGTAAC TGCGACTCTTTCGCTGCTATCCTTCGATCTACCCAGCACGACTACTACCGAGACTGGGTCTCATGGAAAGGCGAATGGGGCAACTATTATGTGGCTGTCATTGATCGATCGAGAAGGATCAAGTTTGAAGAGAGTATGATGGGAAGGGCATCCAGAAGGCGTTGA
- a CDS encoding 60S ribosomal protein L3 produces MSHRKYEEPRHGSLAFLPRKRAARHRGRCKAFPKDDPKKPVHLTAVMGYKAGMTHIVRDLDRPGSKMHKREVVEAVTVIETPPMVVVGAVGYVETPRGLRSLTTVWAEHLSDEVKRRFYKNWYRSKKKAFTRYAKKHSENSGASVARELERIKKYCTVVRVLAHTQISKTGLQQKKAHLMEIQVNGGSVADKVDFARSHFEKTVEVGSVFEQDECIDIIGVTKGHGYEGVTARWGTTRLPRKTHRGLRKVACIGAWHPSNVMFSVARAGQRGYHSRTSMNHKIYRIANGASGSSGSTEFDLTKKDITPMGGFVRYGVVKNDFVMIKGSCVGPVKRIVTLRKALRTHTSRAHTEKVNLKFIDTSSNFGHGRFQDAAEKNAFLGQLKIKSDA; encoded by the exons ATGTCTCACAGGAAGTACGAAGAGCCCCGACACGGTTCCCTTGCCTTCC TTCCCAGGAAGCGTGCCGCCCGACACAGGGGTCGATGCAAGGCGTTCCCCAAG GACGACCCCAAGAAGCCCGTTCACCTCACCGCCGTCATGGGTTACAAGGCCGGTATGACTCACATTGTCCGTGACCTCGACCGACCCGGATCCA AGATGCACAAGAGGGaagttgttgaggctgttACCGTCATTGAGACCCCCCCTATGGTCGTTGTCGGTGCCGTTGGTTACGTTGAGACTCCTCGAGGCTTGAGGTCTTTGACCACTGTTTGGGCTGAGCACCTCAGTGACGAGGTTAAGAGGCGATTCTACAA GAACTGGTACCGatccaagaagaaggcctTCACCAGGTACGCCAAGAAGCACTCTGAGAACTCTGGTGCTTCCGTTGCCCGAGAGCTCGAGCGAATCAAGAAGTACTGCACTGTTGTCCGAGTCCTCGCCCACACTCAGATCTCCAAGACTGGCTTGCAACAGAAGAAGGCCCACCTTATGGAAATCCAGGTCAACGGTGGTTCCGTCGCCGACAAGGTTGACTTCGCCAGGTCTCACTTCGAAAAGACCGTTGAGGTTGGCTCCGTTTTCGAGCAGGACGAGTGCATTGACATCATTGGTGTCACCAAGGGTCACGGTTACGAGGGTGTTACCGCTCGATGGGGTACTACCCGTCTCCCCAGGAAGAC CCACCGAGGTCTCCGAAAGGTCGCCTGTATCGGTGCTTGGCATCCTTCTAATGTCATGTTCTCCGTGGCTCGTGCCGGTCAGCGAGGTTACCATTCTCGTACTTCGATGAACCACAAGATCTACCGTATCGCCAACGGTGCTTCTGGTTCTTCGGGCTCTACTGAGTTTGACCTCACCAAGAAGGACATCACCCCCATGGGTGGTTTCGTTCGATACGGTGTTGTCAAGAACGACTTCGTCATGATCAAGGGCTCTTGCGTTGGTCCCGTTAAGCGAATCGTCACCCTCCGAAAGGCTCTCCGAACTCACACTTCTCGTGCCCACACCGAGAAGGTCAACCTCAAGTTCATCGACACCTCCTCCAACTTCGGTCACGGTCGATTCCAGGATGCCGCAGAGAAGAACGCTTTCCTCGGTCAGCTCAAGATCAAGTCTGACGCTTAA